In Nitrospiraceae bacterium, the following are encoded in one genomic region:
- a CDS encoding AAA family ATPase gives MSDHRQPGDAGPEHHERSDQPAGRASTSADPLDLIDECLASFPDQDPRQKLLYKLRHLIMAQSVAQGQRDMEFKKLNEVVAKLTAPANRVGLLIEVPAEGIARIVVGGAEYYANIDPRIAAGDLKIGTQILVNEAYTVIKTLGYDRNGPVLKVAEALPDGRIRFEQDMGRQALILQRSSDLAGIELKQGDEVRVDPTHRIAIERFEGRQAKNHLLDEVPTITWEQIGGQRQAIDAIRKAIEYPLLHADTFTRYQFTQPKGFLLYGPPGCGKTLIGQAAAASLAKVVGESTAMNQAGAVSNRPPVISGAFLHIKGPEILNMWLGESERIVRDLFAKARARRKEGALPFIFIDEAESVLGTRRSMRSFNINNTLVPMFCAEMDGIESLQDVVIILASNRPDLIDPAVLRPGRIDRKIKVARPDRAAATEILGVYLTAALPLERRLLEEHASDADAARKAVIEEIVERLFAKSDQNRVLSIRLRNGQNKVLYRGDMVSGAILSSIVQRAKERAVERAIEQGAEAADNGLRLADLLDAVDQEYREGEMLPPDDAAEEWLKLLDHHPEQVVGVSSFRRGRQTEERLVNQII, from the coding sequence ATGAGTGACCATCGCCAACCCGGGGATGCCGGACCGGAGCATCACGAACGGTCGGATCAGCCGGCCGGACGCGCCTCCACGTCCGCAGATCCTCTCGACCTGATAGACGAGTGCCTGGCATCGTTTCCCGACCAGGATCCGCGCCAGAAATTGCTCTACAAACTGCGCCACCTGATCATGGCCCAGTCGGTCGCACAGGGCCAGCGCGACATGGAGTTCAAGAAGCTCAATGAGGTGGTCGCCAAGCTGACGGCGCCGGCCAACCGCGTAGGGCTCTTGATCGAAGTGCCGGCTGAAGGCATCGCCAGGATCGTAGTCGGCGGAGCCGAGTACTATGCGAACATCGATCCGCGGATTGCCGCGGGCGACCTGAAGATCGGTACCCAGATTCTCGTCAACGAGGCCTACACCGTTATCAAGACTCTCGGCTACGATCGCAACGGGCCGGTCCTCAAGGTGGCTGAAGCGCTGCCGGATGGGCGGATCAGGTTCGAGCAAGATATGGGGCGCCAGGCCCTCATTCTCCAGCGTTCGAGCGATCTCGCCGGAATCGAATTGAAGCAGGGCGACGAGGTGCGGGTCGATCCCACCCACCGCATCGCCATCGAGCGGTTTGAAGGACGACAAGCCAAGAACCATCTCTTGGATGAAGTGCCGACGATCACCTGGGAGCAGATCGGTGGCCAACGGCAAGCCATCGATGCGATTCGCAAGGCCATCGAATACCCCTTGCTCCATGCCGACACCTTCACCCGATACCAGTTCACCCAGCCGAAGGGATTTCTCCTCTATGGACCTCCCGGCTGCGGCAAGACACTGATCGGTCAGGCGGCCGCGGCCAGCCTGGCGAAGGTGGTCGGGGAATCGACTGCCATGAACCAGGCTGGGGCGGTTTCGAATCGCCCGCCCGTGATCAGCGGTGCCTTTCTCCACATTAAAGGACCGGAAATCCTCAATATGTGGCTGGGCGAGTCGGAACGCATCGTCCGTGACCTGTTCGCCAAGGCCAGGGCTCGCCGGAAAGAAGGCGCCCTGCCGTTCATCTTTATCGATGAGGCCGAGTCGGTGCTGGGCACGCGCCGCTCCATGCGCTCCTTCAATATCAATAACACCCTGGTGCCGATGTTCTGTGCCGAAATGGACGGGATTGAATCCCTGCAGGATGTGGTCATCATCCTTGCATCCAATCGACCGGATCTGATCGACCCGGCGGTGCTCAGACCGGGGCGTATCGATCGAAAGATCAAAGTGGCTCGTCCGGATCGGGCCGCGGCTACCGAAATTCTCGGCGTGTATCTGACGGCTGCGTTACCGCTTGAACGGCGTTTACTGGAGGAGCATGCGTCAGACGCCGATGCGGCGCGCAAGGCCGTGATCGAGGAGATCGTCGAGCGGCTTTTTGCCAAGTCGGATCAGAATCGCGTGCTGTCGATTCGTCTGCGCAATGGCCAGAACAAGGTGTTGTATCGGGGGGACATGGTCAGCGGCGCCATTCTGTCCTCGATCGTTCAACGGGCGAAGGAGCGGGCGGTCGAACGGGCGATCGAGCAGGGAGCGGAGGCCGCGGACAACGGGCTGAGGCTGGCTGACTTGTTGGACGCCGTCGATCAGGAATACCGGGAGGGCGAGATGCTCCCGCCCGACGACGCGGCCGAAGAGTGGTTGAAGCTCTTGGATCACCATCCGGAGCAGGTGGTGGGGGTGTCATCATTCCGGCGCGGTCGACAAACGGAAGAGCGGCTGGTGAACCAAATTATCTGA
- a CDS encoding proteasome accessory factor PafA2 family protein has protein sequence MLNRIFGLETEYGLLVNQDRPDHSPSWVAQRIRDHIFQSRRRGILDLHHRGHDEPPGNGGFLTNAGRVYLDMGHLEYASPECTTLTDLVAADRAGDRIIQGAVAELGLEDTVSIIKNNIDHETDATFGSHENYLVSRRFPFSRRGLTPLVTFLVTRQIFTGAGRIGCASDPNEWVQIGGLLLHRPGLRDARNRLLLPYQISQRADFIVNDFFEWVQHNRAIVNTRDEPLADPNQYRRIHLLCGDSNMAEYATALKMGTTGLVLQLIEAGQAPAGLAISDPVDALQEISRDADRTWEVRLETGQSISAIDIQEQFWMAADRHCRGQDEETDWVLDQWASVLAGLRGDYQGLVGRVDWASKLWLLETYREAEGAEWDDPVLKSLDLEYHNLHQAKGLYFGLEEEGRGLRLTTDRVITMAEDNPPRNTRAFGRGELIRHLLGAGSSTGFESSGGEEEEMPCDYVINWSNFRLRGAAPFFMPDPFKTYVQEVRRYVGGPQPASA, from the coding sequence ATGCTGAACCGTATTTTTGGTCTGGAAACTGAATATGGATTGCTGGTCAATCAGGATCGGCCGGACCACTCGCCTTCGTGGGTGGCCCAGCGGATCCGGGACCATATCTTCCAGAGCCGACGGCGGGGGATTCTCGACCTTCACCATCGAGGCCATGACGAGCCGCCGGGAAACGGCGGTTTCTTGACCAATGCAGGTCGGGTGTATCTCGACATGGGGCATCTCGAATATGCCTCGCCTGAATGCACGACGCTCACGGATTTGGTTGCTGCCGATCGGGCCGGCGACCGAATCATCCAGGGCGCGGTGGCCGAGCTGGGCTTGGAAGACACCGTCTCCATCATCAAGAACAACATCGACCATGAGACCGATGCGACCTTCGGGTCGCACGAAAACTATCTGGTCTCCAGGCGGTTTCCATTTTCTCGCCGTGGCCTCACCCCGCTGGTCACCTTTTTGGTGACGCGGCAAATCTTCACGGGCGCCGGACGCATCGGATGTGCCAGCGATCCCAACGAATGGGTGCAGATCGGCGGCCTCTTGCTTCACCGTCCCGGCCTGCGCGATGCGCGCAATCGCCTGCTGTTGCCGTATCAGATTTCACAGCGGGCCGATTTCATCGTGAACGATTTTTTCGAGTGGGTGCAGCACAACCGGGCGATCGTCAATACGCGGGATGAACCGCTGGCGGATCCGAACCAGTACCGGCGGATTCACTTGCTCTGCGGCGATTCCAACATGGCGGAGTACGCCACCGCCCTGAAGATGGGCACGACCGGACTGGTCCTCCAACTGATCGAGGCAGGGCAGGCGCCCGCCGGTCTTGCCATCAGCGATCCCGTCGATGCGTTACAGGAGATTTCGCGGGACGCCGATCGTACCTGGGAGGTGCGATTGGAAACCGGCCAATCCATCTCGGCCATCGATATTCAGGAGCAGTTTTGGATGGCGGCCGACCGCCATTGCCGTGGCCAGGATGAGGAAACGGATTGGGTGTTGGACCAGTGGGCCTCGGTGTTGGCCGGGCTGCGTGGTGATTACCAGGGACTGGTGGGACGGGTGGATTGGGCCTCGAAACTTTGGCTCCTCGAAACCTATCGGGAGGCCGAGGGGGCCGAGTGGGATGATCCGGTGCTGAAAAGCTTGGATCTCGAGTACCACAATCTGCATCAGGCCAAGGGCCTCTACTTTGGGTTGGAAGAAGAAGGGCGTGGTCTTCGCCTCACGACCGATCGCGTGATCACGATGGCCGAGGACAACCCGCCTCGTAACACGCGGGCCTTCGGCCGGGGGGAATTGATTCGCCATCTGTTGGGGGCCGGCTCCTCGACGGGTTTTGAGTCGTCGGGCGGGGAAGAAGAGGAAATGCCTTGTGACTATGTGATCAACTGGTCGAATTTCCGGCTGCGAGGGGCTGCCCCGTTCTTCATGCCGGACCCGTTCAAGACGTATGTGCAGGAAGTACGTCGCTACGTGGGCGGGCCCCAACCGGCTAGTGCCTGA
- a CDS encoding iron-containing redox enzyme family protein, with amino-acid sequence MPKKGNAVYPKGKLGEVQADEGSEAARPNPVLIGIPVVVRVQGGAPEFEGVTISVSPERIRFATNCLMRSGAPLSLQFRVGTGVCYLNVSGQVISCIPAGPDHSHKFVVEIQLAAVREFERRMLQSALEEVLQDALMKKDALLTIHGTHDSLAEEATRLLEQTTVTHAPARREPSPKMRATEGGADPVWVMEMKRELKPYWEAVLETRLVQEASTATLSLPQMKGWLLQLYPFIETFPKWIALTIARASDHKTRTFMIDNIRIEKRHAAQWVHMAQGFGIPEAEIFAVEPLLEVEALTHWLWSINTQGSLAEAVAATNYAIEGVTQGIAKLTVKGFPRYGEMPGISLDKRAYAWMENHARYDEVHPLQALEVMKLYTTRDLEERVIFAARRSLEYLCLALDVCYDHFAQGEPLPGRRAGRSQARARVG; translated from the coding sequence ATGCCCAAAAAGGGAAATGCGGTCTATCCAAAAGGGAAGCTCGGAGAGGTTCAGGCCGACGAAGGCAGTGAAGCGGCTAGGCCGAATCCGGTCCTGATCGGGATTCCTGTCGTCGTGCGGGTTCAAGGTGGCGCGCCTGAGTTTGAGGGTGTGACCATCTCGGTCAGCCCGGAGCGGATCCGGTTTGCCACGAACTGTCTCATGCGATCGGGCGCGCCCCTGTCGCTTCAGTTTCGTGTCGGGACCGGCGTGTGTTACCTCAACGTGTCGGGGCAGGTGATTTCCTGCATCCCGGCCGGACCGGATCATTCACACAAGTTCGTTGTCGAGATTCAGCTGGCGGCGGTGCGCGAGTTCGAGCGGCGGATGTTGCAGTCAGCCCTGGAGGAAGTGCTTCAAGATGCGCTGATGAAGAAGGACGCCTTGCTGACGATCCACGGGACGCACGACAGTCTGGCGGAGGAGGCCACTCGACTACTGGAACAGACGACCGTGACGCATGCCCCCGCGCGGCGCGAACCATCGCCGAAGATGCGGGCCACGGAAGGCGGGGCCGACCCAGTGTGGGTGATGGAGATGAAGCGGGAGCTCAAGCCTTACTGGGAGGCCGTCCTCGAGACCCGCTTGGTCCAAGAAGCCTCCACGGCGACGCTCTCGCTGCCGCAAATGAAGGGTTGGCTGCTTCAGCTTTATCCTTTCATCGAGACTTTCCCCAAATGGATTGCGCTGACGATTGCCCGGGCGTCGGATCACAAGACGCGCACGTTCATGATCGACAACATCCGTATTGAAAAGCGGCATGCCGCGCAGTGGGTCCATATGGCGCAGGGGTTCGGGATTCCTGAAGCGGAGATTTTTGCGGTCGAGCCGCTGTTGGAAGTCGAAGCCTTGACGCATTGGCTCTGGTCGATCAATACGCAAGGATCATTGGCGGAAGCGGTGGCGGCAACCAATTATGCGATCGAGGGAGTGACACAAGGAATTGCGAAATTGACCGTGAAGGGATTTCCTCGGTATGGAGAGATGCCGGGCATCAGCCTGGACAAACGGGCCTACGCATGGATGGAGAATCATGCGCGTTACGACGAGGTGCATCCGCTCCAAGCGCTGGAAGTGATGAAGTTGTACACCACCCGGGACTTGGAAGAGCGCGTGATCTTTGCGGCGCGCAGGAGCCTCGAGTATCTCTGCCTGGCGTTGGACGTCTGTTACGACCATTTTGCCCAGGGAGAGCCGCTGCCGGGAAGAAGGGCCGGCCGCTCGCAGGCTCGCGCAAGGGTGGGGTGA
- a CDS encoding ubiquitin-like protein UBact: MRYSMLPERREGPVDPMPKSPSPSEEGGGPRRPETGSPDKDNLLKRMRKVDPKQAERYRQRTGQ, translated from the coding sequence ATGAGATACAGCATGTTGCCGGAACGCCGGGAAGGTCCTGTGGACCCTATGCCGAAGTCGCCTTCGCCATCGGAGGAAGGCGGGGGGCCGCGACGGCCGGAGACAGGGTCGCCGGACAAGGACAATTTGCTCAAGCGTATGCGGAAGGTCGATCCCAAGCAGGCGGAGCGATACCGGCAACGGACGGGACAATAG
- a CDS encoding GAF domain-containing protein — translation MNAFALSGLLTGLTSLAFGYFVYLKGRERAVNRLWFYFTLSVAVWGWGSMWIGLARTPSDALLAWRLAFACGVVWIPVLFAHFVHAFCELPRTRFFTATYIHGVLFVPLAFTDFFFNDVRPVFSFYYATPGFVFPYFVLWWLATVAYSHLLLIATGSHRTGQKRTQVSYFLLATSIGYIFGALDYLPIFSIDLYPYGNFAIVLYPVIMTYAIVRYRLMDISVVLNKGLAYAIVLGIIVVATSIGAVLSNRATGHSTPPLLAGTLFLICGLWVFSNNPRALPNVTFSALCGASCLWLFGCFMLFSASHEDEAQFWTRVIYTGVVFVPALAYHFAQSLVGMARQDRLVRWHYAIGLLFFMLTMTDLLLDGHYVYYWGRYPKAGMLHPVFAAYLLGTGALTLYRLYEGYRLYAGTTPLLASQLKYTLAALSLGFTASIDLLQNYGLGIYPLGYLMAGLSVTVVAYTIARYELMDVSFVPNRPKVMLSIKLLGLIPAYLVILLTIKMFTGTLYYLLAGVLFALFVIVAGGLANLQKGVERAIGQTLFRERYDAYDTLVQFSKSLVSILELKSLTKEIVQTLARVMNIRTASVYVLDKEQGIYALAASYGFNSRDRLVSSIKMDGELPKALIRTDTALVREEIEYEKVDEEYLRLLDRLQSLESEVCIPLVSKERLVGFCNLGRRTNQGMYSSEELSLLKTLAQHAAIAIDNALLYEDLRRSQLLMRRTDRLRSLETMAGGFAHEIRNPLTSIKTFVQLAPDRRDDVEFMEQFSQVVCEDVERIERLVHEILDYARYMTPKLTQENLNDVVASCLYFIEVKASSKAITIQKDLAPDLSYVRLDRQQIKQVLLNLFINAMEAMGDQGGRLTVKTRKLMKQVNEPWVQIEVEDSGPGISPRDLEHIFDPFYTTKHESGEREGTGLGLTIAHQIIQEHGGYIEVSSEIGHGTTFMVNLPANPPVNDWQARQPGFEAEQKMPVSGILAGPSLAPDLDFGKADPISKPVTP, via the coding sequence ATGAACGCTTTCGCTCTGTCAGGATTGTTGACGGGCCTGACATCCCTTGCCTTCGGATACTTCGTGTATTTGAAGGGGCGGGAGCGTGCGGTCAACCGTCTCTGGTTTTACTTCACGCTGTCGGTGGCGGTGTGGGGATGGGGCAGCATGTGGATCGGCCTTGCCCGCACGCCGTCTGATGCGTTGCTGGCCTGGAGGTTGGCGTTTGCCTGCGGCGTGGTGTGGATTCCCGTCCTCTTCGCGCATTTCGTCCATGCGTTTTGTGAATTGCCGCGGACGAGGTTTTTCACGGCTACTTACATTCATGGGGTGCTGTTCGTCCCCCTGGCGTTCACCGATTTCTTTTTTAACGACGTCCGACCGGTGTTCTCCTTTTACTACGCCACGCCGGGCTTCGTATTTCCGTATTTCGTGTTGTGGTGGCTTGCCACGGTCGCCTACAGCCATCTCTTGTTGATTGCGACCGGAAGCCACCGGACCGGACAGAAGCGGACCCAGGTCTCGTATTTCCTGCTCGCTACCTCCATCGGGTATATCTTCGGCGCGCTCGACTACCTTCCAATCTTTTCGATCGACCTCTATCCCTATGGAAACTTCGCGATCGTCCTGTATCCGGTCATCATGACCTACGCGATCGTGCGTTACCGGTTGATGGACATCAGCGTCGTCCTCAACAAGGGGCTGGCCTATGCGATCGTGCTGGGCATCATCGTGGTGGCGACCTCGATCGGAGCCGTATTGAGTAACCGCGCGACGGGGCATTCGACGCCGCCCCTGCTGGCCGGCACCCTGTTCTTGATCTGCGGTCTCTGGGTCTTCAGCAACAACCCCCGCGCGTTACCCAACGTGACCTTCAGCGCGCTGTGCGGGGCGTCCTGTCTATGGCTATTCGGCTGTTTCATGCTCTTCTCGGCTTCGCACGAGGATGAGGCTCAGTTCTGGACAAGGGTGATCTATACGGGTGTCGTGTTCGTACCCGCTTTGGCCTATCACTTTGCCCAAAGTCTCGTGGGGATGGCCAGGCAGGACCGTCTGGTGCGTTGGCACTATGCAATCGGATTACTGTTTTTCATGTTGACGATGACCGATCTGCTGCTGGACGGCCACTATGTGTACTATTGGGGTCGTTACCCCAAGGCCGGGATGTTGCACCCGGTGTTTGCGGCCTATCTCCTGGGTACCGGCGCGTTGACGCTGTACCGGCTCTACGAAGGCTATCGGCTGTACGCGGGGACGACGCCGCTTCTGGCCTCGCAACTGAAATATACCTTGGCCGCCCTATCGCTTGGGTTCACCGCCTCCATCGATCTGCTGCAAAATTACGGGCTGGGCATCTATCCCCTCGGCTATCTCATGGCAGGCCTATCCGTCACGGTCGTGGCCTACACGATCGCCAGGTACGAACTTATGGACGTCTCTTTCGTCCCTAACCGGCCGAAGGTGATGTTGTCGATCAAGCTGCTCGGGCTCATTCCCGCGTATCTGGTGATCTTGCTGACGATCAAGATGTTTACGGGGACGTTGTACTATCTCTTGGCGGGCGTGCTGTTCGCCCTATTTGTGATCGTCGCCGGCGGGTTGGCGAATTTGCAGAAGGGGGTCGAACGTGCCATTGGGCAGACCCTGTTTCGGGAACGCTATGACGCCTACGATACGCTGGTGCAGTTCTCCAAATCACTGGTCTCGATCCTCGAACTCAAATCGCTGACGAAAGAAATCGTGCAGACGCTGGCTCGCGTCATGAACATCAGGACTGCTTCGGTCTATGTGCTCGATAAGGAACAGGGGATCTATGCCTTGGCGGCTTCCTACGGATTCAATTCGAGGGATCGGTTGGTGTCCTCCATCAAGATGGACGGCGAACTTCCCAAGGCGCTGATCCGGACTGATACGGCTCTCGTACGGGAGGAGATTGAATACGAAAAGGTCGACGAGGAGTATCTTCGCCTATTGGATCGGTTGCAGAGTCTGGAATCGGAAGTCTGCATTCCGCTCGTCAGCAAGGAGCGGCTGGTCGGATTTTGCAACCTGGGCCGCCGAACAAATCAAGGTATGTATTCCTCCGAAGAGTTGAGTTTGCTGAAGACGTTGGCTCAGCATGCGGCAATTGCGATCGACAATGCCTTGCTGTACGAAGACCTCAGGCGGTCGCAGCTTCTGATGCGCCGCACAGACCGGCTCCGGTCCTTGGAAACCATGGCCGGCGGGTTTGCGCATGAGATCAGGAATCCGCTGACGTCCATCAAGACGTTCGTGCAGCTGGCGCCTGATCGCCGGGACGATGTCGAATTCATGGAGCAGTTCAGTCAGGTGGTGTGCGAAGACGTAGAACGCATCGAGCGCTTGGTGCATGAAATCCTCGACTATGCCCGGTACATGACGCCCAAACTCACCCAGGAGAATCTCAACGATGTCGTGGCCTCCTGCCTGTACTTCATCGAGGTCAAGGCCAGTAGCAAGGCGATCACGATTCAGAAGGATCTCGCGCCGGATCTGTCGTATGTTCGGTTGGACCGCCAGCAGATCAAGCAGGTGCTGCTCAACCTCTTTATCAATGCGATGGAAGCCATGGGGGACCAGGGCGGGAGGCTGACGGTCAAGACCAGGAAATTGATGAAACAGGTGAACGAGCCGTGGGTCCAAATTGAGGTGGAGGACAGTGGGCCGGGTATCTCACCTCGTGACCTCGAACATATTTTCGATCCCTTTTATACGACCAAGCATGAAAGCGGCGAGCGGGAGGGGACCGGCCTTGGTTTGACCATCGCGCACCAAATCATCCAAGAACATGGCGGGTACATCGAGGTGTCGAGCGAAATCGGTCATGGCACTACGTTCATGGTCAACTTGCCGGCCAACCCACCTGTGAACGACTGGCAAGCTCGTCAGCCTGGGTTCGAGGCAGAACAAAAAATGCCGGTGTCCGGGATTTTGGCGGGGCCGTCCCTGGCGCCGGATCTAGATTTCGGAAAAGCAGACCCCATCAGCAAGCCGGTCACGCCCTAA
- a CDS encoding proteasome accessory factor PafA2 family protein, with protein sequence MRLFGIETEYGITREDLDVVDPVEESMALVRAHLEGGFQRRWDYGGEDPHEDARGFRVQGLQQDKEEDEFAKVDAHRPFSFHEMKSDLVLPNGARFYNDHTHPEYSTPECRTLKDLVAHDRAGERLIQRAADRRNRQLGGPCVQLYKNNTDFHGHSYGCHDNYLVPRSVPFDGLVAGLLPFLVSRQVVAGAGKVGVEAQESGFKPGGFQLSQRADFMETELGVDTMHDRPILNTRDEPHADRVKYRRLHLIIGDANMCEYATALKVGTTRVVLEMIREGTAPVIELAQPVAAVKDLSRDPELKAMIRLTDGRERSALELQEEYLNAALRMNWDGDADAAWVLEEWAKTLKALADDRPSLVGKVDWVTKLWLLETFVREERIGWDDPWLASLDLEYHNVNPERSLFMGLESEGKTWRMTTESDITQAMAVGPADTRGGLRGLCVRRFGSEIKGMQWERIQFTGGLRARTLEMGDLFDPDAVRACAAVLEAADSGPDAVSRWNARKDGLR encoded by the coding sequence ATGCGTCTGTTCGGCATCGAAACGGAATACGGCATCACGCGCGAGGACCTCGATGTGGTGGATCCCGTCGAGGAATCCATGGCGCTGGTGCGCGCGCACTTGGAGGGGGGATTTCAGCGCCGTTGGGACTATGGCGGTGAGGATCCGCACGAGGATGCCAGGGGATTTCGGGTCCAGGGGCTGCAGCAGGACAAGGAAGAGGATGAGTTCGCCAAGGTCGACGCGCATCGGCCCTTTTCGTTTCACGAAATGAAGAGCGATCTGGTGCTGCCCAACGGCGCGCGGTTCTACAACGACCATACCCATCCCGAATACTCTACGCCGGAGTGCCGTACGCTCAAGGATTTGGTGGCCCATGATCGTGCAGGGGAACGCCTCATCCAACGGGCGGCGGACCGGCGCAACCGACAGCTCGGTGGGCCCTGCGTACAGCTCTATAAAAACAACACGGATTTCCACGGCCATAGTTACGGCTGTCACGATAACTACCTCGTGCCCCGTTCCGTCCCATTCGACGGGCTGGTCGCGGGGCTCTTGCCGTTTCTGGTGAGCCGACAGGTGGTGGCGGGAGCGGGAAAGGTCGGTGTGGAGGCGCAGGAGTCTGGATTCAAGCCCGGGGGATTTCAACTGTCCCAGCGGGCTGATTTCATGGAGACGGAATTGGGGGTCGATACGATGCACGACCGTCCCATCCTCAATACGCGGGATGAACCCCATGCCGACAGGGTCAAGTACCGCCGCCTCCATCTCATTATCGGCGACGCCAACATGTGCGAATACGCGACTGCGCTGAAGGTCGGGACGACGCGAGTTGTGCTCGAGATGATCCGTGAAGGCACGGCTCCTGTGATCGAGTTGGCTCAACCGGTGGCGGCGGTGAAGGACCTGTCGCGGGACCCGGAACTCAAGGCGATGATTCGTCTGACGGACGGGCGGGAACGGTCCGCGCTCGAATTGCAGGAGGAGTATCTCAATGCCGCGCTTCGCATGAACTGGGACGGCGATGCCGATGCCGCCTGGGTTCTGGAAGAGTGGGCGAAAACGCTGAAAGCCCTGGCCGATGATCGCCCATCGCTCGTAGGGAAGGTGGATTGGGTGACGAAGCTATGGCTGCTCGAGACGTTCGTGCGGGAGGAGCGGATTGGGTGGGACGATCCTTGGTTGGCGAGCCTGGACTTGGAATATCACAATGTGAATCCCGAGCGGAGTCTCTTCATGGGCTTGGAGAGTGAGGGAAAGACCTGGCGCATGACGACGGAGTCGGACATTACCCAGGCCATGGCGGTGGGCCCTGCAGATACCCGTGGCGGGCTCCGCGGGCTGTGCGTGCGGCGATTCGGCAGCGAGATCAAAGGGATGCAGTGGGAAAGAATTCAGTTCACGGGCGGCCTTCGCGCTCGAACGTTGGAGATGGGAGATCTGTTCGATCCTGATGCCGTGCGGGCCTGCGCCGCCGTGCTGGAGGCGGCCGATTCCGGGCCCGATGCAGTCTCCCGATGGAACGCACGAAAGGATGGGCTGCGATGA
- a CDS encoding proteasome subunit alpha has protein sequence MGMQGDFFQLLKEQGYRFGNPATVNGAGAELTQATTILALRYRDGVLVAGDRRATAGNMVMYDRTDKVLEIDRYSVMAIAGVPATAYEMVRVLEHSFKYYRRTQLQELSFEGKLRAVSKLLKENVAAALAGTGAVAPIFAGYDHDQGAAKIYFYDILGAEFEGVEYAVSGSGSPTIRGILHYMNTWEAPLATLDEEQATIQALRLLTSAAEFDSATGGVNRESNLYPVIKLITSAGVRPIEDQQLKALFETKVARHV, from the coding sequence ATGGGGATGCAAGGGGATTTCTTTCAGCTCTTGAAGGAACAGGGGTATCGGTTTGGGAATCCGGCTACGGTCAACGGGGCCGGCGCGGAATTGACTCAGGCGACGACGATTCTGGCATTGCGCTATCGCGACGGGGTATTGGTCGCCGGTGATCGGCGGGCCACAGCCGGTAATATGGTGATGTACGACCGGACAGACAAGGTACTGGAAATCGATCGCTACAGCGTGATGGCCATTGCGGGGGTGCCGGCCACCGCCTATGAAATGGTCCGGGTGTTGGAGCATTCGTTCAAGTACTATCGGCGTACACAATTGCAGGAACTCAGCTTCGAGGGCAAATTGCGCGCCGTGTCCAAACTCCTCAAAGAGAACGTGGCGGCGGCGTTGGCGGGTACCGGTGCGGTGGCTCCGATCTTTGCCGGGTATGATCACGACCAGGGCGCGGCGAAAATTTATTTCTACGATATTCTGGGGGCCGAGTTCGAAGGGGTCGAGTATGCGGTGTCGGGGTCCGGCTCACCGACCATTCGAGGAATTCTGCACTATATGAATACTTGGGAGGCCCCCCTGGCCACGCTGGACGAAGAACAGGCGACCATCCAGGCGCTGCGACTGCTGACGAGCGCGGCGGAGTTCGACAGCGCGACCGGAGGGGTGAATCGAGAGTCCAATCTTTATCCGGTGATCAAACTGATTACCTCGGCCGGTGTGCGGCCGATAGAGGATCAACAACTCAAGGCTCTGTTCGAAACGAAGGTGGCACGCCATGTATGA